The sequence below is a genomic window from Sphingomonas jaspsi DSM 18422.
GCAAGCCCTGCGCCCGCACCTGCCGATGCATTGATACCGCGCTTAGGTAAGGTCTCCATGACGGCGAAGGTCCAACCAGCGCCACGCCGACCAACCGACGTCCCGTGAAGAATCCGACCCGCTCCGATTCGAACACCGCGGCGTCGATCCGCCGGTCGCTGCAGACGACCGGGATAGCAGCTCCCGCCACTGGCCAGATCCGTACAACCGCCAGACGCTCGCGATAGGCTGACAAGGCGCAGGTCCGATGGTCGCGTTCGAACGCACAGCTGCTGCGTCGCTTCAACCAATTCGACTGCGGCTCTAGCCACCGCGATGACGTTGCTTCGAAGCCCACCAACGCCGTCGCGAGTTGCTGATCGAGCACACGCAACTCGGCATCGCCGCAGACTAGCTGGTCGGTGGCGTAGACGGGCCGCGCGCAATCTGCGGTGGTTTGATCGACGGGCGGCGGGACCGCCTGCGCAAGCAAGGCCAACAACGGGATCATCGCGAAGCTAGCACCGTCAGCTGCCGGCCGCTGTTTGACGGAAGCACCCTGGATTTTGTCACCAGCATGGTAGCGCCGGGCTTGAGCTCGCCCCTCACCGCGGCGAGGAAGGCGAGCGGAACGTCGATTCCTTCGAGTGCCCATGGGCGCACCGGTTGGCCGGATTTCTGGCGACCGCTAGAGGCGACCATCCAGCGCCGCTCACCGTCCACTTCGCCAATGTAGGTATAGACGTGGATGTCGGAGGACTTGTCTGCGACGAGCGCGCGGGCGCGGCCGATCTCGACCCCGTTGCGGAGCACGATGACGCGCTCGTCGAGGCGGGACACAATGATCGACAATGGGCCGTTGGGGGCCGCCTCGGGCCGCCATCGGAAGGGTTCGTCCGGCCGGAGGAGGCTTCGCCCCGCATTGGTGCCGGTCGGTAGGACGGGCGCGATCACGCCGGTGTCCGACGCGAGGCTTACCTGCCCCGCGTTCCCGCTGACCACCACCGTCCCGCCCATCGCGGTGGTGGCGAAGAGCTGCTTGGCGAAAGCCATCGGAAGATGCACGCAGCCGTGGCTTTCAGG
It includes:
- a CDS encoding L,D-transpeptidase family protein, producing the protein MVNAIISSAIGWALRPAIAVARKGRWLLALALTAAPVCSVYAQGAPVSSPIEFARRASDLKPGQWVWASEVSPSGPVLVYVDLSRQVAAVYRNGVRIAVTTVSSGKPGHETPTGVFTILQKDVNHRSSTYNNAPMPYQQRLTWGGVALHAGGLPGYPESHGCVHLPMAFAKQLFATTAMGGTVVVSGNAGQVSLASDTGVIAPVLPTGTNAGRSLLRPDEPFRWRPEAAPNGPLSIIVSRLDERVIVLRNGVEIGRARALVADKSSDIHVYTYIGEVDGERRWMVASSGRQKSGQPVRPWALEGIDVPLAFLAAVRGELKPGATMLVTKSRVLPSNSGRQLTVLASR